The Bacteroidales bacterium genome contains the following window.
CCCTGCTGAATTACTCTTACAGTACCAATGGCATGCCTTTCCCCACGCCGGGGATTGTGAACCTGATCGACACCGGCCTCATCAGAAAAGATATGGAACGGACCAAACTGCTGCATCCCGATCTTATTCTTGCTTTTATGCACTGGGGAGAGGAATACGAGCGGTTTCCGTCATCGGTTCAGAAAAAACTGGCAGGATTTCTTTTCCATCTTGGTGTGGATGCAATCATTGGAAGCCACCCCCATGTGGTTCAGCCAATAGAAATTCTTACGGATACTCTGGACGGTTTTTTTCAGCGCCCTGTTTTCTGGTCGCTGGGTAATTTTATTTCCAACCAGCGCGACAGATACCGGAACGGAGGCATCATGGCACTGCTCGAAGTAAGGAAAGACTCTGCAGTGCACATTTCATCAGTGGAATGGACCCCGGTATATGTTTATCGTAAACCTCCGGGACAAGGGCAAAGGTATTTTCTCCTTCCGCCTCCCCCGGACACAGGAAGTGTAGAAACCCTGCCCTTTGTCATGGAGGCCTCTGAGCGGGAGAGGATGCTCGAGTTTTTTACCGACTGCAGGGAGCATCTGTTGGGTATTCCTGAGGCTGTTTATAGCCAGACCAGTCTTCCGGCAGCTGCTTCCGGTCATTGAATTTTCTTCCTGGCACTCCGGTATCCTGTGGATTAGTTCTGCCGAAAGCATGCCGGAGGAAAAGAAAAAATCGGAAATTATAGTAATGGGGCTATCTTCTTAAAATTACTGATCTGTCACTTTTACAAAATCTCAAGTTCCTTTGCGAATTTCACTGCGTTTCAGAGCGGTTACGACGGATGCTAATCCCAATGGCCTTCACACTGCTAATTGGTTCATTTGCACTCCTTATGCGCCATCCGGGATAACTGTTACCCGAAGAATTCGGCAGGAAAATTCAGGTCACTGAAGCGCTTCTTCTTTCGGATGAAAAAATCCCAGACAATACATCCCTGGTACATGGAAGAGTGGCGTACATTCCTGGCAGGGCGCGGAAGCTGGGCTCCTGAGGATCTGTATTTGTGACGGATCTGATAGAAATCAAGATGAGCATTCAGAATGGCTTTCATATTGGCAACATCACCCCTGAGGAGGTAGCGGAGGGCAGAGACTCCGTCGAGGATTCTGCGGAGAAAGAGAATCCTGTTTACTTCAGCGGCCGGCAGGTTTTTGTAAAGAAGCAAAAGGTTGTTACGGAAGTTCAGATAGGTTTTGTGAGGGTTTTCAGCCGGAAGAGTTCCGCCTCCCACATGATATACCTTTGATGATGGCAGGCAGAGAATCTGTAATCCTCTGTTTTTAATGCGCCAGCAAAGATCAATTTCTTCCTGGTGGGCAAAAAATGTTTCATCGAATCCTCCTGTCTTAAAAAAGACTTCACTCCGGATGGCCATGCAGGCGCCTGTGGCCCAGAAAATCTGGACCGGAGTGTCGTACTGCCCCTGATCTTTTTCAAGAAAATCAAAAATCCTTCCCCGGCAAAAGGGATATCCCAGCTTGTCCAAAAATCCTCCCGCTGCTCCGGCATATTCAAACTGTTCTCTATTAGACCAGGAGAGAATTTTGGGCATGCAGGCCGCCACATTTTTATGCTTATCCATGGCATCCAGCAGGGGATCCAGCCATCCCGGAGGTGTTTCAACATCTGAGTTGAGCAGAACAAAATACCTGTAGTTTTCCAGCTGTCGGAATGCTTTATTATATCCTCCGGCAAAGCCAAAATTTTCCGGAAAAAATAAACACTTTATTTCCGGGAATCGGGTACGGAGAAATTCAGCCGAATCGTCAGTTGAACCATTGTCGGCAACGATGATGTCTGCTCGTTTGGTAGTATTGGCTAATACAGAAGGCAGAAATTGCCTGAGAAAATGTTTTCCGTTCCAGTTCAGTATAACAACAGCAGTATCAGGTACCATAAGCTCCTGTAAATTAAGTTCTTTCAGCCAGGAAGAATTTCTTCCGGACGCCGTTTATGCTTCCAACGGCGGTGGGACCAGAGCCAGAGTTCAGGTTTTTCCCTGATGATATTTTCCAGCAGACGAATATGCCTTCGGGTTATCTCATAGGGCAAGGTTCCGGAAGGTTCTTCCTCGAGCAATATGAATTCTGCTTCATAGGTTCCTCTTTTTATTTTGTCAACCTTCATGAAGAATACCGGATAATTGGTTTTACGGGCAATTTTTTCAATACCCAGATAAAACGGAGTTTCCTGGTGAAGGAAAATGTCCCAGTAACCGATACTTTTCCGCAAAGGTCGCTGATCAACAATAAAATAGGTGAGGGTGGGGATGTTCTGATCCCGGAAGGAATAGATTTTTCTCACAACATCTTCCATAGGGCAGGCAATGGCACCGGTCCGTTCACGGATTCTTACAAAAAGCTTGTCCATGAACGGATTGCGTAAGGGTTTATAAATAGCCAGTACCTTAAACGGGCTTATAAGGGGAAAGCTTGTAAACCATTCCCAGTTTGCGTAATGAGCAGTTGCCAGCAGCACGCTTTTTCCCTGTCGGGCGAATGAGTTTATCAGTTCCGGATTTTTGAACCGGAAACGCCGGGCAAGCTCTTTCCCGGAGAATCCCATTTGTGCTACCGATTCGAGAAGGCTGTCAGCCAGGTGACGATAGAATTTGCGTTCGATGCATTTTCGTTCTTTCCCGGTTTTCTCAGGCAATGCATTTTTAAGGTTGCTTCTGATAACCTTTTTACGGTAACCGGTGATGCGCATAAGAAGATACAGCAGGTCAGCAAGCACATACTGCAAACGAAGGGGCATCCAGGTAAAAACCCTGAGAACCGGATAGTAAATCCAGAATAGGATTGCCTGAAGGGCCTTTTTCATATCGGTGCAATATAGGAATCTTACGAAAAGAAACGCTATCCTGCTATATGTTTTTGGAATGTTTCCACCTTCTGTGCGACCAGAGCCAGAGCGAAGGCTCTTTACGAATAGCTTCCTCGAGGATTTTTACATGCTGTTCTGTAATCTCATGCAAGGGCAAAGACGAAGGGTTTTCGGTGACAGGGGTAATATGGACCCGGTAGTAACCTCTCCTGATTTTTTCGGGACACATAAATACAACTGCCTGATTGGTCTTTCTTGCTATTTTTTCTGTTCCCAGATATACCGGTGTGCGTTGATTCAGAAAGGTGGTCCAGTACTGAATCTCTTGTCTTACAGGCGACTGGTCGGAAATGAAGCACGAAAGGGTGAGGTGCTTCTGCTCGGCATGTCGCAGGAGTGACTTTAAAATATTGGCCATCGGAACTACTTCCGCCCCGAAACGGGTGCGGATGTGTTTCATGATGTTATCAAAAATCCTGCTGTTAAGAGGTTTATATACGGCAATGATGTGATAGGGCGAGTGGGTTCGGAGGCCTGCAAGCCATTCCCAGTTTCCATAATGGGCCGCTACAACAATGACGCTTTTTCCTTTTTTGTGCAGATCATAAAGAATTTCGGGATTCGCATATTCAATATGCCTGGCCAGTTCCTTTTCAGTAAAATGAAACATTTTAAGCGTTTCTACCAGTACGTCGCAAAAATTCCTGTAAAACCTTCTGGCCAGAATGCGGATTTCGTTTTCAGATTTCTCGGGAAACGCATTGCGAAGGTTACGGAATACCACTTTTTTGCGGTATCGGATAACATAAAAAACAACAGGATAGAGGCAGTCAGAAAAGAAATAAAGCACCGGCAGCGGAAGGCAGGCTGTCAGTTTCAGAAAAAAGAATGTGGGGTAATAAAAGAAATTTACTGATTCTCTGTTTTTCATTCCCTTAGCATATCGGAGATGACCGTACTGAATTCATCAAAAATACCGGTATTGGCGGCAATAATTTCCCGGCCAAAGATGTAATTGTTTCCTTTTTTGAAATCGCAAACTTTTCCTCCGGCTTCTGTAAGGATTTTAACGGCAGCGGCCACATCCCAGGGACTGAGGCCATATTCATAGAAACCATCAAAACGTCCGCAGGCAAGGTAAGCAATATCAATGGCTGCTGATCCAAGCCTTCGCACGCCATGGGAATTATTGAAAAGGTACTCGAGAGTCTTCATAAAAGGCCTTATTTTCTCATAGTCTGTGTAAGGGAATCCGGTTGCTATCAGAGCATCTTTCAGGTGGGACGTGTTGCTTACGTGAATTTCCTTTCCGTTGTGCCAGGCTTTTCCTCTGTCCCAGGCCCAGAAGCATTCGCCGGAGGTGATTTCGTGAACCACCCCCAGAAGAACATCATTCCCTTTCATAAGCGCTATGCTGATGGCATAAGGCGGAAGGCCATGAATAAAATTGGTGGTTCCGTCCAATGGGTCAATTACCCAAATGTACTCACGACCGGTATCATGCCGGGTACCCTCTTCTGCAATAAAACCTGCTTCCGGAAGAATTTTGCTCAGTCCGGCAATCAGCCGTTCTTCCGATCCTTTATCTACATGGGTAACAAAATTGTGAAGGCTTTTTGAAACAATCGTATCAGAAGCCACTTTCGGGGCTTCTTTGCGGATGAATTCAGCCGTTTCGGCCGATAACTCCCTTACTTCGGTACACAGTTTTTCAAGATTCATAATGGTAATTTAAACGAAAGGGCAAATTTAGGCGAGAAAGACCGAAATCAAAAACAGGAATGCGAATAAGCGCAATTTTTGCTGTTATACAAGGAAGTACCTATTATTTTGCCGTGTTTGCCACAGGCATCTTTTACGAAGGAAATTTTCCCAGCACATTACCGGAAGGATTGATTTTCAGAAGGCTGACGGGAACTTCTTTATTGATTATTCTGGCATCATAAGGCATTTCAACACGGATGTAGTTGTCGGTAAATCCCGACATAAAACCATTTTTTCGGGCAGATTCAAAGATGACGTTGCGGGTTGTTCCCAGATGGGCATGGTAGAATGCCCTGCGTTTTTCTTCCGAAAGGCCGATGAGCTTGTGCGTACGTTCTTCCCTTACGGCATGGGCTACTTTACCGGGCAGGGACGCGGCCGGCGTATTGTCTCTTTCGGAATAGGTAAATGCATGAAGATAGCTGACGGGCAGGTTTTTGAGGAATTCATAGGTCTGGTTAAAATGTTCCTCGGTTTCTCCCGGAAAGCCGGAGATGACATCAGCTCCAATGCATGCATCCGGCATACGTTCCATAATTTTCTGCACCCTGCTGGCAAACACTTCCCGTTTGTAGCGTCGCCGCATGGCTGCCAGCACCGAATCGCACCCCGACTGGAGAGGTATGTGAAAGTGGGGTACAAAATGGTTTGAACTGGCAATAAAATCGATAATTTCGTCAGTGAGGAGGTTGGGTTCAATGCTTGAAATTCTGAACCGAACTTCTGCTGTCGTTTTGTCCAGTTCCCTGATCAGATCAAAAAAGGTTTCACCTGTGCTTTTACCGAAATCGCCGATATTGACGCCGGTCAGCACAATTTCTTTGATGCCGTTCCGCGTTAGTTCGTTTACCTGTTTAACAATTTCAGATACCGGTTCATTACGGCTTCGGCCTCTGGCGAGGGGAACGGTACAGTAGGAACATTTATAATCACAACCGTCCTGAATTTTAAGGAAGGCTCTTGTGCGGTCGCTGATGGAACTGGCTGGCATGAATTCATTTACCTGTTCAATGGTACAGGTTTGAATAATGCTTTGCCGGTTAGCCTCAAATTCTTTAAGATAATGCAGGATATCGAATTTTTCCTTCGTACCGAGAACGATATCGACATTTCCCAACCCGGCCAGCTCTTTGGACCGGAGCTGTGCGTAACAGCCAACAACAGCTATGATGGCTCCTGGTTTGTTTCGCAGGGCTTTATTGATGAGATTTCTGCATTTTTTATCGGCGGCCTGCGTAACCGTGCAGGTATTGATTACGTATATATCGGCCTTCTGGCTGAAGGGTGTTCGCTGGTATCCTTCTTCGGCAAATTTTCTGGCTATGGCTGAAGTTTCAGCGTAATTGAGCTTGCAGCCAAGGGTAGCAAAGGCAACCTTTCTGGGTGTGAGCATATTAACAATTTCAGAAGCCAGCAAAGATACGAAATGGAATTCAACCCACACTGTGCATCAGTTCGCTTGCTCTCTTAATACGCATCCGGGTTCAAAGCATCAGGCTCTGCTCAGGTGTGTTACTGTGGCTTTTTCCAGGGAAGGTGCGGGTTTACGGTTAACCGGAATTTCCTGAAGCTGCTGGTAAAAATCGTAGATTACCAGCTGAGCCCTCACAGGTGGATGGGTATGAGGCCGGTAGGGGTTGTTCTGCTGATCGTTGATAATGCGTGCTTTTACGTTATCGCTCCACTGAATTTCAAATATTTTCCTTATCTCTTCTTTTAATTCGGGCGAAAAAACAGGAGAAGCCACTTCAATACGGTGATCCAGGTTGCGCGTCATCCAGTCGGCCGAAGAAATATAACACAATTCCTCTCCTCCGTTGCAGAAAAAGAAAAACCGGGCATGTTCAAGGTATTTGTCCACTATGCTGATGGCGTCAATGGGCTTTCCGGATGCATGGCCGGTATAGATGGAACAGATGCCTCGCACAATCAGGCGGATTTTTACACCGGCTTCCTGCGCCTGCATGAGTTTATTCACCATGCCGCGGTCAACAAGGTGATTGATTTTTATGTCGATATACGCTTCTTTTCCGGCAAGGGCGTTTTTGATTTCGTTGTCTATAAGCCGGGTGATACGTTGCCGCATCGAAAGAGGAGAGACAAGAAGGTAACGGAAAGTGTAATTGTGGTAAGGTTCATTGAAAATGCTGAAAACACGCTCAACTTCCGATGTAATGCGTTTGTCGCAGGTAAAAAGAAGCAGATCGGTGTACACGGTGGCATTCCCTTCATGGAAATTTCCTGTACCAACGCACGCGTACTGGACGTTCTGTTTGTTTTCCCTGCGGGTAATGAGTACAAGTTTTGCGTGAACCTTCAGCCCCTTCAGGCCGAAAATTACATTAACTCCGGCTTCTTCCAGCTTCTTGGCATAGTAAATGTTGTTTTTTTCATCAAAACGTGCCTGAAGTTCAAGAATAGCGGTCACGTCCTTGCCGTTGCGGGCGGCATTCAGCAGTGCCTGAATAACTTTGGAGTTCTGACCCAAACGGTAAAGGGTAATTTTGATTGATGTAACGTCAGGATCAATGGCCGCTTCGCGCAGGAGGTTAATAAAATGCGAGAACTTCTGATAAGGACAGTGAAGCAGAAAATCCTGCTGTTTCATGATGGCAAGGATGCTGCCGGGTGTGCGCATCAGAGGATGCTCGGCCGGAGGGGCAGGGGGATAAAGGAGATGTTTTTTCCCGAGGTCGGGAAAATTCATGAAGTCTTTGAAATTGTGGTACCGGCCTCCGGGAATAAGATTATCGTCAACGTCAAGGCCCATGCGCTGAATGAGGTAATTGAACATCTCCGGCGGCATGGAGCCATCGTAAACAAAGCGCACAGGCTGGCCCGACTTCCGGTTTGACAGCCCCTGGGCTATTTTTTCCAGGAAACTCTGCGACAGGTCGTTATCGTAGTCAAGCTCCGCATCGCGGGTAAGCTTAATGGTAAATGCCTCGAAGGTATCGTAGGGAAAAATCGCAAACACATCGTTCAGACAAAAGCGGATAACATCATCGAGAAGAATAATGTACGTGCGGTCCTGTTCTTTGGGAAGAACCAGAAAACGGCTTATAACCGCCGTAGGAAGCTCGATCAGGGCATATTCGGGCGGCAATTTCTTTCCGGAATGGCTCAAACGGACTGCAAGATAGATGGATTTATCCCTGAGAGCAGGAAATTCCTCTACATTGAAAAGCATAACAGGAGAAAGTGCCGGCAGAACCTTGTCTTCAAAGTATGTGCGGACGTATTTGGCCTGTTCTTCATTCAGCCCATTTTCATTGATCAGGTAAATGTTTTCCTTTTCCAGTTCTTTTAAAATTTTCCTGAATGTGTCTTCAAACTCGCTCTGGAGTTCAATCACCTTTTTCTGAATCTGGGCCAGAACTTTCCGGGGCCTTTCCCCTTCAACGGTCTGGTTTTTTTCCTGGACATCAATCATCCTTTTGATGGTGGCCACCCTCACTTTAAAGAATTCGTCGAGGTTATTGGAAAAAATACCAAGGAATTTAATCCGTTCCAGCAGAGGCACATTCGGATCGGCAGCTTCCTGCAAAACC
Protein-coding sequences here:
- a CDS encoding CapA family protein; the encoded protein is MRLRFLFFFVIGFSLSGWSQTDSSVLRLLFTGDIMGHSPQIESAWNRDAGSYFYDSCFVFVKPIIESADLAIGNLELTFAGPPYTGYPRFSSPDALGLALKNAGFDVLCTANNHAADRGYEGLVRTLNVLDSLKLTYTGTFRSQAERDSAYPLLVEAKGIRLALLNYSYSTNGMPFPTPGIVNLIDTGLIRKDMERTKLLHPDLILAFMHWGEEYERFPSSVQKKLAGFLFHLGVDAIIGSHPHVVQPIEILTDTLDGFFQRPVFWSLGNFISNQRDRYRNGGIMALLEVRKDSAVHISSVEWTPVYVYRKPPGQGQRYFLLPPPPDTGSVETLPFVMEASERERMLEFFTDCREHLLGIPEAVYSQTSLPAAASGH
- a CDS encoding glycosyltransferase family 2 protein, with amino-acid sequence MVPDTAVVILNWNGKHFLRQFLPSVLANTTKRADIIVADNGSTDDSAEFLRTRFPEIKCLFFPENFGFAGGYNKAFRQLENYRYFVLLNSDVETPPGWLDPLLDAMDKHKNVAACMPKILSWSNREQFEYAGAAGGFLDKLGYPFCRGRIFDFLEKDQGQYDTPVQIFWATGACMAIRSEVFFKTGGFDETFFAHQEEIDLCWRIKNRGLQILCLPSSKVYHVGGGTLPAENPHKTYLNFRNNLLLLYKNLPAAEVNRILFLRRILDGVSALRYLLRGDVANMKAILNAHLDFYQIRHKYRSSGAQLPRPARNVRHSSMYQGCIVWDFFIRKKKRFSDLNFPAEFFG
- a CDS encoding lysophospholipid acyltransferase family protein; the protein is MKNRESVNFFYYPTFFFLKLTACLPLPVLYFFSDCLYPVVFYVIRYRKKVVFRNLRNAFPEKSENEIRILARRFYRNFCDVLVETLKMFHFTEKELARHIEYANPEILYDLHKKGKSVIVVAAHYGNWEWLAGLRTHSPYHIIAVYKPLNSRIFDNIMKHIRTRFGAEVVPMANILKSLLRHAEQKHLTLSCFISDQSPVRQEIQYWTTFLNQRTPVYLGTEKIARKTNQAVVFMCPEKIRRGYYRVHITPVTENPSSLPLHEITEQHVKILEEAIRKEPSLWLWSHRRWKHSKNI
- a CDS encoding inositol monophosphatase, which gives rise to MNLEKLCTEVRELSAETAEFIRKEAPKVASDTIVSKSLHNFVTHVDKGSEERLIAGLSKILPEAGFIAEEGTRHDTGREYIWVIDPLDGTTNFIHGLPPYAISIALMKGNDVLLGVVHEITSGECFWAWDRGKAWHNGKEIHVSNTSHLKDALIATGFPYTDYEKIRPFMKTLEYLFNNSHGVRRLGSAAIDIAYLACGRFDGFYEYGLSPWDVAAAVKILTEAGGKVCDFKKGNNYIFGREIIAANTGIFDEFSTVISDMLRE
- the mtaB gene encoding tRNA (N(6)-L-threonylcarbamoyladenosine(37)-C(2))-methylthiotransferase MtaB, with the protein product MLTPRKVAFATLGCKLNYAETSAIARKFAEEGYQRTPFSQKADIYVINTCTVTQAADKKCRNLINKALRNKPGAIIAVVGCYAQLRSKELAGLGNVDIVLGTKEKFDILHYLKEFEANRQSIIQTCTIEQVNEFMPASSISDRTRAFLKIQDGCDYKCSYCTVPLARGRSRNEPVSEIVKQVNELTRNGIKEIVLTGVNIGDFGKSTGETFFDLIRELDKTTAEVRFRISSIEPNLLTDEIIDFIASSNHFVPHFHIPLQSGCDSVLAAMRRRYKREVFASRVQKIMERMPDACIGADVISGFPGETEEHFNQTYEFLKNLPVSYLHAFTYSERDNTPAASLPGKVAHAVREERTHKLIGLSEEKRRAFYHAHLGTTRNVIFESARKNGFMSGFTDNYIRVEMPYDARIINKEVPVSLLKINPSGNVLGKFPS
- the ppk1 gene encoding polyphosphate kinase 1 encodes the protein MARKIFNREISWLAFNHRVLQEAADPNVPLLERIKFLGIFSNNLDEFFKVRVATIKRMIDVQEKNQTVEGERPRKVLAQIQKKVIELQSEFEDTFRKILKELEKENIYLINENGLNEEQAKYVRTYFEDKVLPALSPVMLFNVEEFPALRDKSIYLAVRLSHSGKKLPPEYALIELPTAVISRFLVLPKEQDRTYIILLDDVIRFCLNDVFAIFPYDTFEAFTIKLTRDAELDYDNDLSQSFLEKIAQGLSNRKSGQPVRFVYDGSMPPEMFNYLIQRMGLDVDDNLIPGGRYHNFKDFMNFPDLGKKHLLYPPAPPAEHPLMRTPGSILAIMKQQDFLLHCPYQKFSHFINLLREAAIDPDVTSIKITLYRLGQNSKVIQALLNAARNGKDVTAILELQARFDEKNNIYYAKKLEEAGVNVIFGLKGLKVHAKLVLITRRENKQNVQYACVGTGNFHEGNATVYTDLLLFTCDKRITSEVERVFSIFNEPYHNYTFRYLLVSPLSMRQRITRLIDNEIKNALAGKEAYIDIKINHLVDRGMVNKLMQAQEAGVKIRLIVRGICSIYTGHASGKPIDAISIVDKYLEHARFFFFCNGGEELCYISSADWMTRNLDHRIEVASPVFSPELKEEIRKIFEIQWSDNVKARIINDQQNNPYRPHTHPPVRAQLVIYDFYQQLQEIPVNRKPAPSLEKATVTHLSRA